The bacterium genome has a segment encoding these proteins:
- the ispD gene encoding 2-C-methyl-D-erythritol 4-phosphate cytidylyltransferase, which produces MSEFSAIVVAAGQGKRFGGDKAFVEVFGKYLVEYSLEVFERHPLISEVVLVLSRQNIAKGEELKAKFHKLTSIVEGGAERSESVRNGVREAKGEYVLIHDSARANVSKEIVNNVIAGLKEFDAVVPGIPVRDTVGYFESEIFSTQLERDNLYLIQTPQGFRRKLLLKCYEKAQKTYTDESTMVFDLLGIRAKVVEGSFENFKITYPEDLVHFKKLLGGEMGLRVGLGYDSHRLEQGKTLILGGVVVSKEIGPVAHSDGDCLVHSIIDAFLGAVGDRDIGYHFPDSDPKFAGVSSLKLLGEILEKWKSRVEIINVDSFVKLEKPKIRDLIPEMKGKISRILEIAPERINIKAKTGEMVGPVGESRLIECETIILLRFKS; this is translated from the coding sequence ATGTCAGAGTTTTCTGCAATTGTAGTTGCTGCTGGTCAGGGTAAAAGGTTTGGTGGAGATAAAGCATTTGTTGAAGTTTTTGGAAAATACCTTGTAGAATATTCCCTTGAAGTATTCGAAAGACATCCTCTTATTTCAGAAGTTGTTCTTGTGTTAAGCAGGCAGAACATCGCAAAGGGCGAGGAATTAAAGGCAAAGTTTCATAAGCTTACTTCCATTGTTGAAGGAGGGGCAGAAAGAAGTGAATCTGTTCGCAATGGGGTCCGCGAAGCAAAGGGTGAGTATGTATTGATCCACGACTCTGCAAGGGCCAATGTTAGCAAAGAAATAGTAAACAATGTGATAGCCGGCCTTAAAGAGTTTGATGCGGTGGTTCCGGGAATTCCCGTAAGGGATACCGTAGGTTACTTTGAGTCGGAAATTTTTTCTACCCAATTGGAAAGAGATAATCTGTATTTGATTCAAACTCCACAGGGTTTTAGGAGGAAATTGCTCCTTAAATGCTATGAAAAAGCGCAGAAAACATATACTGACGAATCAACTATGGTTTTTGACCTTTTGGGAATAAGGGCAAAGGTTGTGGAGGGCAGTTTTGAAAATTTTAAAATCACATATCCGGAGGATCTCGTCCATTTCAAAAAATTATTGGGAGGGGAGATGGGATTGAGGGTGGGTCTGGGCTATGACTCCCATAGGCTTGAACAGGGCAAGACTTTGATCCTTGGCGGAGTTGTTGTTTCAAAGGAAATTGGTCCTGTTGCTCATTCCGATGGAGATTGTTTGGTACACTCAATCATTGATGCGTTTCTTGGCGCTGTGGGGGATAGGGATATTGGATACCATTTTCCTGACAGCGATCCCAAATTTGCTGGTGTTTCAAGCTTAAAACTTCTTGGAGAGATCCTGGAAAAGTGGAAAAGCAGAGTGGAGATAATTAACGTTGACTCCTTTGTTAAACTGGAAAAGCCAAAGATTCGAGACTTGATACCAGAGATGAAGGGAAAAATTTCAAGGATTCTTGAAATCGCTCCAGAGAGAATTAACATAAAGGCAAAGACGGGAGAGATGGTAGGCCCTGTTGGCGAATCCCGGCTTATTGAATGTGAAACAATTATTCTTCTGAGATTTAAATCCTAA
- a CDS encoding PhoU domain-containing protein: MKRKLWDLLRGKTLLQEAFEEGLEMLIQVKYMYIETNKFLFEAVEEGFDPYSIDKKVNKREIEIREKILKHLVFGADKVDIAYALSLSSIIIDIERIGDYCKNMFELIEIYPEKLDEDSYINKLKKISEDISHEFDVTYLALKEADEEKAEYVMKKHLEINKVLEELLREVSKDDSLKPRKAIIIALLTRYLKRVSAHIKNVASSIVNPYPKISFQPESEF, encoded by the coding sequence ATGAAAAGGAAACTGTGGGATCTTTTAAGAGGGAAAACCTTGCTCCAGGAGGCCTTTGAAGAAGGCCTTGAAATGTTGATCCAGGTAAAATATATGTACATTGAGACCAACAAGTTTCTATTCGAAGCAGTTGAAGAAGGCTTTGACCCTTACTCTATCGATAAAAAGGTAAACAAACGGGAAATAGAAATTAGAGAAAAGATTCTAAAACACCTTGTTTTTGGCGCGGATAAAGTGGATATTGCCTATGCCCTTTCTTTAAGCAGTATCATAATTGACATCGAGCGAATTGGAGATTATTGTAAAAACATGTTTGAACTTATTGAAATATACCCTGAAAAACTTGACGAAGATTCCTACATAAATAAACTAAAAAAGATTTCCGAGGACATTTCACACGAATTTGACGTAACCTATTTAGCCCTTAAGGAAGCTGATGAAGAGAAGGCTGAATACGTTATGAAAAAACATTTGGAAATAAATAAAGTCCTGGAAGAATTGCTTAGGGAAGTTTCAAAAGATGATTCCCTGAAGCCAAGGAAGGCAATAATAATAGCTCTATTAACAAGATATCTCAAAAGGGTTAGTGCTCACATTAAAAATGTTGCCTCATCTATAGTTAACCCCTATCCCAAAATAAGTTTCCAACCTGAAAGTGAATTTTAG